One Deltaproteobacteria bacterium genomic window carries:
- a CDS encoding DUF3786 domain-containing protein encodes MPRVDDYQHAFEIAQKELKQQDPADVAKRSGATYVEDGEGAVSLTFIDRGIVVRFSGMQIEMENDSDGGEIPIQEKVLVLHYLLGAQGQAPSGRLITYREIPSGEFYFPAFKKRAIDPMVAVFGQKGEAFQSLAAELGGSRQTDLSGLAYRFVPVPLVPITLQLHEADDEFPASGNVLFDETVSDILSLEDVAWLSGMIVYRLMGMLRNRK; translated from the coding sequence ATGCCTCGAGTCGACGACTACCAGCATGCCTTCGAAATCGCGCAGAAAGAGCTGAAACAGCAGGATCCGGCCGATGTGGCCAAACGGAGCGGGGCGACCTATGTCGAGGACGGCGAAGGCGCCGTATCACTGACCTTCATCGATCGAGGAATCGTTGTCCGCTTCAGTGGCATGCAAATAGAAATGGAGAACGATTCGGACGGAGGCGAGATCCCGATTCAGGAAAAGGTTCTGGTGCTGCACTATTTACTCGGCGCACAGGGACAGGCGCCCTCGGGCCGGTTGATCACCTATAGGGAAATACCGTCGGGAGAGTTCTATTTTCCCGCCTTTAAAAAGCGGGCCATAGATCCCATGGTGGCCGTGTTTGGACAAAAGGGTGAAGCGTTTCAATCGCTGGCCGCCGAACTGGGGGGATCCCGTCAGACCGACCTCTCGGGGCTCGCTTACCGTTTCGTGCCGGTCCCGTTGGTTCCGATCACGCTTCAACTGCACGAGGCGGACGACGAATTTCCGGCGTCGGGAAACGTGCTTTTCGATGAGACCGTTTCCGATATCCTGTCACTCGAGGATGTGGCCTGGCTCTCCGGCATGATCGTGTACCGGCTGATGGGAATGCTGCGAAACCG
- the bamE gene encoding outer membrane protein assembly factor BamE gives MKRILVGMLTLGIIALMFMACAAPSRISKAAVDQFTLGETTMDEIKGVYGTQDLTHELYTPETGLTKISYAYRDPSDNACQPDVYAIQQVDFFFKKEVLYGVQYMSSTALDCTKFDDSKVSEIQVGKTTKDEIKDWFGSPDGKFFTDGPEPVWRYLYVQKKTHKREYDHQVLDVYFDEKGVVDDFKLDFLMGF, from the coding sequence ATGAAACGGATCTTGGTCGGCATGTTAACCCTTGGAATAATCGCTCTCATGTTTATGGCTTGTGCGGCGCCATCACGGATCTCGAAAGCGGCAGTCGACCAGTTTACGCTGGGCGAGACTACCATGGACGAGATAAAAGGCGTTTACGGAACTCAAGACCTGACTCACGAGTTATACACGCCCGAAACCGGTCTCACAAAGATCAGCTACGCCTACAGAGACCCATCCGACAACGCTTGCCAGCCGGATGTGTACGCCATCCAGCAAGTTGACTTCTTCTTCAAAAAGGAAGTTCTGTACGGTGTCCAGTACATGAGTTCGACCGCTCTTGACTGCACGAAATTCGATGATTCCAAAGTATCCGAGATTCAAGTGGGCAAGACAACAAAGGACGAGATCAAGGATTGGTTCGGAAGCCCTGACGGTAAGTTCTTCACCGACGGACCGGAACCCGTCTGGCGTTACCTGTATGTGCAGAAAAAGACCCACAAGCGTGAGTACGACCATCAGGTGCTTGATGTGTATTTTGACGAAAAGGGTGTGGTCGACGACTTCAAGCTGGATTTCTTGATGGGATTCTAA
- a CDS encoding cysteine hydrolase, with protein MKTALLIIDLVEDTFGKHSHLPVTQAALAMVPRINEVIRACRQRGLPVIFSTDSFLENDFVFQGKMKPHSIRGTRGAEVYSGLDRQPGDVVLPKRRFSAFYKTDLDQSFRLWGVDTVAVTGIATHVCVLATALDALSNDFKAIMIEDCCASMSEDMHNNCLNLYRRSPLFPLFQVMPSQEFMEKIGSGEQG; from the coding sequence ATGAAAACGGCTCTACTCATTATCGATCTGGTGGAAGACACGTTTGGAAAGCACAGTCATTTACCCGTAACGCAAGCCGCTCTGGCCATGGTGCCCCGAATCAACGAGGTTATCCGCGCTTGTCGTCAACGTGGCTTGCCCGTGATTTTCTCGACGGACAGCTTTCTCGAAAACGATTTCGTTTTTCAGGGAAAGATGAAGCCGCATTCGATCAGGGGAACCCGGGGAGCGGAGGTATACTCCGGATTGGACCGGCAACCCGGTGACGTCGTATTGCCCAAAAGGAGGTTTTCCGCGTTTTACAAGACGGACCTGGACCAGTCTTTTCGCCTGTGGGGGGTGGACACCGTGGCAGTGACAGGCATCGCCACTCACGTGTGTGTGCTGGCTACGGCTCTGGACGCCCTTTCCAATGACTTCAAAGCCATTATGATCGAGGACTGCTGCGCCTCCATGAGCGAAGACATGCACAACAACTGTCTGAACTTATATCGCAGGAGTCCATTGTTTCCCCTCTTTCAGGTGATGCCCTCCCAGGAATTCATGGAAAAGATCGGCAGCGGCGAGCAGGGGTGA
- a CDS encoding bifunctional riboflavin kinase/FAD synthetase, with protein MGVFYSLSEIRHPFKKAVVTIGNFDGVHVGHKALFDHIKQLAKEMDGESVVVTFDPHPLAVVHSASILPPPMINSLEQRLELVREYGIDHVVVIPFTVEFSRIRARDFVEGILCRCLGMKAIVIGHDYAFGYKREGNLELLLRMSEEQDFRVVRMDAVEFEGERVSSTTIRHLIKQGGMEKVRKFLGRPFQMRGKVVPGRKVGGAVLGFPTANMETGQEIMPGQGVYVVEVILRGKTYAGVCNVGYNPTFGLERLSVEAYLFDFNENIYGERIQINFLHKLRNEMKFSSVQELSEQIARDVEEARAYFGGRSIEAGERTQRLQAPLSPSN; from the coding sequence ATGGGCGTGTTTTACAGCCTCTCTGAAATTAGGCATCCCTTTAAGAAGGCCGTGGTTACCATTGGCAACTTCGATGGCGTACATGTGGGCCATAAAGCGCTTTTTGATCATATCAAACAACTGGCAAAAGAGATGGACGGCGAGTCGGTTGTCGTGACATTCGACCCGCACCCATTGGCTGTGGTGCATAGCGCTTCCATTCTGCCCCCTCCAATGATCAACAGTCTGGAGCAACGATTGGAACTCGTGAGGGAATACGGCATCGACCATGTGGTCGTGATTCCTTTTACCGTGGAGTTCTCCCGAATCCGAGCGCGGGACTTCGTGGAAGGAATTCTATGCCGTTGCCTGGGCATGAAGGCCATCGTCATCGGTCACGACTATGCTTTCGGCTACAAACGGGAAGGAAACCTGGAACTGCTGCTGCGTATGAGCGAAGAACAGGATTTCCGGGTGGTCCGGATGGACGCCGTTGAGTTCGAGGGCGAGCGAGTGAGCAGCACCACGATTCGCCACCTTATCAAGCAGGGTGGCATGGAAAAGGTGCGGAAGTTTCTAGGACGGCCTTTCCAGATGCGGGGAAAAGTCGTTCCCGGCCGGAAGGTAGGGGGAGCCGTATTGGGCTTTCCCACGGCCAACATGGAAACCGGCCAAGAAATCATGCCGGGGCAGGGTGTATATGTGGTGGAGGTCATCCTGCGGGGCAAGACGTATGCCGGTGTGTGTAACGTGGGATACAACCCTACTTTTGGTCTGGAACGCCTATCTGTAGAAGCATATCTATTCGATTTCAACGAGAATATTTACGGCGAGCGGATACAGATCAATTTCCTTCACAAGTTGCGGAACGAAATGAAATTCTCGAGCGTCCAAGAGTTGTCCGAACAGATCGCCCGCGACGTCGAGGAAGCGCGGGCCTATTTTGGCGGGAGATCCATCGAGGCCGGAGAGCGGACCCAGAGATTACAGGCCCCCCTGAGCCCATCGAACTGA
- a CDS encoding radical SAM protein: MTLKVNEIFYSIQGESTYAGRPCVFVRLTGCNLRCSYCDTTYAYQDGDVWSLKDLLARVGSYSCGLVEITGGEPLLQDETPTLARRLLDAGYRVLVETNGSINIELLDQRCVRIVDFKCPSSGEADKADWDNWHRMGPEDQAKFVISNRTDYEFAVHALKRLCDNAGPRFPVLFSPVFGAMEPRTLAEWILEDSLPVRLQLQLHKLIWGPVARGV, from the coding sequence TTGACCCTGAAAGTAAACGAGATTTTCTATTCCATCCAGGGGGAATCCACCTATGCCGGACGCCCCTGCGTGTTTGTCCGACTCACCGGATGCAACCTCCGCTGCTCCTATTGCGATACCACGTACGCCTACCAGGATGGTGACGTGTGGTCGTTGAAGGATCTTCTGGCGCGAGTGGGCTCCTATTCGTGCGGCCTGGTCGAAATCACGGGAGGAGAGCCGCTGCTTCAGGATGAAACGCCGACTCTGGCGCGACGGCTTCTGGACGCCGGTTACCGCGTGCTCGTGGAGACCAACGGCAGTATCAACATTGAATTGCTGGACCAGAGGTGCGTTCGAATCGTGGACTTCAAATGTCCGTCCAGCGGAGAGGCGGACAAGGCGGACTGGGATAACTGGCATCGGATGGGGCCGGAAGACCAGGCCAAATTCGTTATCAGCAATCGGACGGACTACGAATTTGCCGTGCATGCTCTGAAACGGCTTTGCGACAATGCGGGACCTCGGTTTCCCGTGCTGTTCTCGCCAGTGTTCGGGGCAATGGAGCCTCGAACGCTGGCCGAGTGGATTCTTGAGGACAGCCTGCCGGTTCGGTTGCAGCTTCAATTGCACAAACTCATTTGGGGCCCGGTCGCCAGGGGCGTGTAG